Proteins encoded within one genomic window of Phycisphaerae bacterium:
- a CDS encoding DUF2283 domain-containing protein: MDAIKILDKKEDLNWDYDEEADVLYISTGQPVPAVGLDVGDGVIVRYRQDTREFVGLTVIGVRQRCLTALSKEG; this comes from the coding sequence ATGGACGCGATAAAGATCCTGGACAAGAAGGAAGACCTCAACTGGGACTACGACGAAGAGGCCGATGTCCTCTACATCAGCACCGGCCAGCCCGTCCCAGCGGTGGGACTTGACGTCGGCGACGGTGTCATCGTCCGATACCGTCAGGATACCCGTGAGTTCGTCGGACTGACAGTAATCGGCGTCCGCCAACGGTGCCTCACCGCCCTGTCGAAGGAAGGGTAG
- a CDS encoding competence/damage-inducible protein A produces the protein MNAAIISSGSELVTGELVDTNSAFLAEQLTALGLHVQCTLTVGDDRQQLAWAVSQAAEKAQLVVITGGLGPTADDLTRFVLAEAANVQLIERQNLLEQIDAFFRKRSRQMNVLNRIQAHIPQNAEGLENRWGTAPGIKIAIGSATVFALPGVPREMKEMFVTYVKPWISNHTIAPTHRIRLHCLGMGESDVVLAIDPILQQLTQNGIDFGTRAHEGIISLKLAGPDQQAILDFSQQIKAQLGTVVFGEANDTLESVVGQQLRHRRQTLAVAESCTGGYVAKLITDVPGSSEYFLGGWIAYANSFKQRHLAVPPEILETHGAVSRECCAAMLKNLLAQSQADWGIAITGIAGPADGSPEKPVGLVWIAVGNAANQQIKEHRFGDVGREAVRFRAAIAALNTLRLMLAKSPPQ, from the coding sequence ATGAACGCCGCCATCATCTCCTCCGGGTCCGAACTCGTCACCGGCGAACTCGTCGATACCAACAGCGCCTTCCTCGCCGAACAACTCACCGCCCTCGGCCTACACGTCCAATGCACCCTCACCGTCGGCGACGACCGACAACAACTCGCCTGGGCCGTCAGCCAGGCCGCCGAAAAAGCCCAACTCGTCGTCATCACCGGAGGCCTCGGCCCCACCGCCGATGACCTGACCCGATTCGTCCTCGCCGAAGCCGCCAACGTGCAACTCATTGAACGACAAAACCTTCTGGAACAGATCGACGCCTTCTTCCGCAAGCGCAGCCGCCAGATGAACGTCCTGAACCGCATCCAGGCCCACATCCCCCAAAACGCCGAAGGCCTCGAAAACAGATGGGGCACTGCCCCCGGTATCAAAATCGCCATCGGCTCCGCCACCGTCTTCGCCCTGCCCGGCGTTCCCCGAGAAATGAAGGAAATGTTCGTAACCTACGTCAAACCCTGGATTTCCAACCACACCATCGCCCCCACCCACCGCATCCGCCTCCACTGTCTCGGCATGGGCGAATCAGATGTCGTCCTGGCCATCGACCCCATCCTCCAGCAGCTCACCCAAAACGGCATCGACTTCGGCACCCGCGCCCACGAAGGAATCATCTCCCTCAAGCTCGCCGGGCCCGACCAACAAGCTATACTTGATTTTTCACAGCAGATCAAGGCCCAACTCGGCACCGTCGTCTTCGGCGAAGCCAACGACACCCTCGAATCCGTCGTCGGACAACAACTCCGCCACCGCCGCCAGACCCTCGCCGTCGCCGAGTCCTGCACCGGAGGCTACGTCGCCAAACTCATCACCGACGTACCCGGCTCAAGCGAGTATTTCCTCGGCGGATGGATCGCCTACGCCAACTCCTTCAAACAACGCCACCTCGCCGTCCCACCCGAAATCCTCGAAACCCACGGAGCCGTCAGCCGCGAATGCTGCGCCGCCATGCTCAAAAACCTCCTGGCCCAAAGCCAAGCCGACTGGGGCATCGCCATCACCGGTATCGCCGGACCCGCCGACGGATCACCCGAAAAACCCGTCGGACTCGTCTGGATCGCCGTCGGCAACGCCGCCAACCAACAGATCAAAGAACACCGCTTCGGCGACGTCGGCCGAGAAGCCGTCCGCTTCCGGGCCGCCATCGCCGCCCTCAACACGCTCCGACTGATGCTCGCCAAATCCCCGCCTCAGTGA